The window TACATTATTAAGTTTagaaatagaaaataaaagaaataataatgatgaacTCATTTATGATCTTAATGTTAATTTAATGTGCCCATCAGCACATAAACCACAAATCATTAGTAATGATAAAGGAATCATAGAACACGATGGTGTCTTATTAGCTTGGAAAGTCGATGAACTCAAAAATAACCAATCCTGTCAAATTGAAATGTCTATTCAAGCAAATCCCGAAAGCGTCTTCCCATTTTCCGTGGAGGCTAAATCGAATATGTTGGCCCACAAATTGAAcgtaataattataaacaAANNNNNNNNNNNNNNNNNNNNNNNNNNNNNNNNNNNNNNNNNNNNNNNNNNNNNNNNNNNNNNNNNNNNNNNNNNNNNNNNNNNNNNNNNNNNNNNNNNNNTGTGccttatatatattgttttaattttttaaaaaatataaatgtgtGCAAACTTGAGagtcatatatattaaaacatatatgCATTCGTTTATACAGTCTTGTATGAATTCTctttatacatatatatatatatatatattatatatgtatccTCCTTTTTTAATAGTTGATTTTAAATTTAGTATAACTATccttaattttttttttttttttttttcacatGGAACAGTTTAATTTATAGtgtcaaaaaaaaaaaaaataataaatttttttttccttttaatatgcttcttaaattttttaaaatttaaataaaatattatttttatttatgtcCTTAGTccattatatatagttaaaaataataaaattaatgttatatagttaatatttaagaggattatatatatatatatatatatatatatatatataattatattttcctaTTCATTCAATACTGTCtactttatttattctcttcatataacattataaataaataaatatatatatatatatatatatatatatataatatttgagttacatatttacatttccttttttattctttaaattGTCCAAATTAATGAAGGGCGAAAAATTTCATGGgcttttttataaaaactGTAATTTATATGTCGGTGAATATATCTTACCTGATGATATAAAGAATGATGATGTTAAGGGTGGAAGCATAAAGAATGAaattaagaaaaagaaaacgcacataaacaataatgataataataataataataataataataataacaataatagtaatagtaataataataataataatagtaataatattgattgtaattattcaaaagatacaaataatgaagaaaaaaaaaattcatcCAAACAAATGTATACAACGAATgataaagaatataatattgaaaTGAATAACgatatatcttttaatcAAGCAAACCaagaaaattttaatattatatttcatgGTGAaggtaaatatataaaaaaaaacgaaTTTTTTGTAGGaaattttgaaaataataattatagaAAAGGCATATGGGTTAAgtacaaaaatatacacaatttattttattttatgaatatacatgaagtattattaaaagaagaagataataatatgaacaatacAAAGTCATGTTTAGATAATTTCCAGAAATTACTATATGTTCCTTTGAAAGATATTAACATTTATATAGGTGAATTCGATGGAAATATGTTCAACGGATTTTctgtttatttattttatcctttaatatatgtaggatattttataaataattcaatGCATGGatatggatatatattttatatacagTCCCCATGTcaaaataacaaaaatatttataaattaaatcaCATTTTTGCTCCCCATAATGGCtatgattttttattcaCAACAGGTGTAGAAAGGGAAAATAAAACGAATCAACCgattatgttatataacaaaaatgtagttgataacaaaaataagGTGGATAAACAAAAAACCTTACAAAAGAAAGAACAGATATCATCACATAATGTTGATAcacaaaatattaataataattcaaaaaatcaaatacatttcaaaatttataaaacaCTAGAAGAAATGATAAATCAACGAAATATCgatttaaaagaaaaaaaaaaacgtAATTTAGTAGAGGAAGGAAAACAAAGTAAGATCACTTGTTATAATTTGATAAACAAAATTGAAAGagatatttataaaacatttaaattaaatattagcaaaaaaaaaaagataaataaaattaaaaaatttttatatgaaaatgaggaagaaaatattcacaatatttttaatcatatatgttatgaaaatttgttatttaaaggttatttttataataaccatttttcaaataataaaaaagaacaaatattatatagaaaattGTTTATTCATAGatacaaaaatatgattactgaaaaaataaataatattcaaacaaatattatgaatGATCATAATTACAAATGTGATGATCTTattttagaaaataatgttttatttgtaatagaaaaaaataatacaaataaggataaaaagaaaatgaattatacaaataaggataatgaagataacaaaaataataattttattgCTAATAAGGAAGATGAAAAGAATGATATTCACCATGCTTTTTgtaatgatgataattttaaaattataacaGATAATATAGAAGACGAGAAAGAAGAAAAACTAAAATTTgaactttttaaaaatataattgatataaatttattgaaatatatttttcaattaccatctaataataatagtaatattgAATATTCAAtagatattattattgataagaaaaaaattatcaagtacaaaaataaaattaaagaattTCAAATGGATATAAATCTATTAGAAACAGCTacattaaatttaaatggCTATTATcaattaattataataaagtTGAAATGTAAAGGAGATCACACATTTCAGTTCATTACAAATAATTCTAATATTCCAAGTGtgtacaaaataaaaatatttttaatttcttcaGATAAATCTTCTATAATTAAATACAACATATTTCATTTAACTTACATCTTGGTATATACAAGAACGTTAGATAAGAAAACCAAGgttaaattaaaaaaaaagaaaaattaatattaacacctttttttttttttttttttttttaaaatgttaaaATTAGATtattacacatatatataagaaatgatataaaaataaatgcTAATTTGGAATTacaaaaatgatatatatatatatatatatatatatatatgtataatattaactCCATTTTTAAGTATTACATATTTCATAAACTTCTTTCACTTCATTTTATAAGTGTAcataatttgtttttatatgatgcatttaaatattcattcATTGCGTTCAtatttaatacatttatatattcattttatatacaaattaaAGTTAGtctcatttttttaaagcAATATGTGAAATTTACAAGTATAACAATATActatatgataattttgaaaaaatgattatatcatatatgttgaagaattaatagtcaaatataaaaaaacaagaaaaaaaaaaagttatatatttgtatatatataataaattacaaaagactacaaaattttttcatattaaaGTTCTTCACATATgtgatataaatatatatatatatatatatatatatatatatatgtatatattatataagtctacttttatattattaaatttattttatttttttttattttttttttgtcaaACTCAAATAATTGTATAAAGTTTAAAATGAAAGGGGCCAATTTTAATGCATTCTCTGAAGACTTTTATCATAAACAAAATTTAATTTCCGTtagttaaaaaaaaagaaaaaaagaaaagaaataaagaACTTTCATGTTAAGcaatataattattaatatgtatggatattatatatatatatatatatatatatttatttatttatttatttactattataatgttgtaacgtttcatcatttttctatatcttcatacattatatttattttcttcttttttatcGTATCAAGGTATTAAATTacttttttgtatatttcATAATTGCTGGAGCTTGTTTCATAAAAATTCCTCAACtgagaaaaataataactaAGAAAACTGCAGTGGGTTTGTCTTTTATGtcaatatatttagaagtaatgataaaaaaaatattatatatatatatatatatatttatataaataattttattgaATAATTGAAGgcatattattattaaaatgtttttttttttttttcttagATTTTTGTAGCTACGTCATTGATAGTCTTTTCTATATATGAAAAGATAaactttatattatatgtcgatgttattttaataagtaataaaaatgagttgaaatatatataaaaagaatatattcaaaagtgtatacatatatatatatatatatatatatatatatatatatacatatatttataatttttatacttTGTAATTTTATTAGATGTGCAAAATCTTATAttagttttttttatgtggAAATATCACAAGATATATTCCAAATCTGTtcaaatattaaaagtttgtttttatataacttttatattatttacacTCTACCTATTACCAAAAAAGTTAGTTCCTCTTTTAGGTTTATCTTCTGCACCCTTaagtaataaaatgaaaacatatatataattatatttacatttatttttatatttttttggaaTAACATTAAATCATAGCATctcataatattattcatttatttatttatttatttatccatttatttattcattttatgttttatccttttttaGGTTGCTTTTCAAAATTACCTCAGatttatttaaatcataaaaataaaaacacGGGGAATTTGTCTTTGCTaacatatacatttatCTTGTGCGGAAATTTAGCtagaatatttattattctttttaatataaaaaataaaatatacctagtaaaaataaaacgaacacataaatacataaaaatgaatagTATATAATGAgattcatatattaaaaaaaaaaaaaatatatatatatataaatatatttcaaataggaaaatatgaatgagttcatgttaatataattaattatagAATCGacatatatgtgtatatattattattttccaGATTAATTGTGGTCTTGTTTCCTTCTTAAATTGTATCATTTTGTTTCAAgtaaaatgaaaaaattataagttataaaatatacgtaaatgtatatttaatatatttatattttatttttatttttctagATTGTGTATTATTGGAAAAATACAACAAAGATATTAATCCAAGCGGACaagattaaaaaaaagtgaaataaatataaatatatatatatatatatatatatatatatgtttatttatttgaacGATTGTGATAGGATTTTTAGTTTATTGTAactattattttatttatttatttattttattgttaatatatattcacCTTTACATACCTCTTTTATAAGAACAACATCTAATcaattcatataataactCCTGTATGCATATTACATATTGCaatataaacattatataaaaaaaatatgttttaattttaaaaatgtataagTTGATTTATGTAAATGTTCAAAGTCTacataaaacaaaaaaaaaaaaaaaaaaaaaaaaaaaaaaattaaaaaaaaaaaaaaaaaataattatatatatataaaaaaaaaaaattattttttttttttttttttttttttttaaaaaaaaaaaaaaaaataaataaaaaaaaaaaaaaaaaaaaaaaaaNNNNNNNNNNNNNNNNNNNNNNNNNNNNNNNNNNNNNNNNNNNNNNNNNNNNNNNNNNNNNNNNNNNNNNNNNNNNNNNNNNNNNNNNNNNNNNNNNNNNNNNNNNNNNNNNNNNNNNNNNNNNNNNNNNNNNNNNNNNNNNNNNNNNNNNNNNNNNNNNNNNNNNNNNNNNNNNNNNNNNNNNNNNNNNNNNNNNNNNNNNNNNNNNNNNNNNNNNNNNNNNNNNNNNNNNNNNNNNNNNNNNNNNNNNNNNNNNNNNNNNNNNNNNNNNNNNNNNNNNNNNNNNNNNNNNNNNNNNNtttttttaaagaaataaacatatatacatatatatatatatatatatatatatatatatatatatatatatatatatatatttggtgtacttaaaaaaaataataaaaacaaattaataatatagattttataaaataaatatattccaaatatatatcaaagagtatttaataataaaataaacaaatagtataatatatatatatatatatatataatgaagtgtatatgaaaatataaatatttcaattttttgttttttaagGTTTTAAGAAAGTTTCCTTTTCTTTACTAGTTCTGTGTGTTAATTCAATTTAATAACAACAACAGATACATCATCATAAAAATTTCTTCTTATTGAAGGATCAAGATTAAGAAGTTGCTTCATTGTCATACCATTAGTATAAGCTGCTGCTTCTAGAACTGTATTAATTAATTCTTTTGCCGCACGTTCAGGAGATGCACCATATGTTTTAACGACATTAATAACTTGAGCATGATTTAAGAATTCATAAACACCATCAGACATCAAGACAATGTATTGATCATCTGGATGTTTTTTCATAACACGTAGTTCTGGTTCTGCTGAAATATAAGGAAAAGAATGGGGTTCTGGtacaaataattttgtaCCATCAACACTATATGCAAACATTTTGTgttttaaatgaaaatcTCCAAAGCTTCTGGTTGGTTGTAATCTACCTTTAACATAACAATTATCATAATGATGTGATAAGAGATGAAAAGGTGTTTTACATAAttcatatgtattattattattaatagCTTTATAATCACGAGTACATATTTTACATACTAATATATCTTCTTCATTTGGATGTTCTTctaataattttcttttttcatgAAATTCACTTGCATTATGTATTCTATTTAATGgaagataaaaatgttttttaattaataaacCTACAGAATCTCCAATATTACttacataataatttcGTTCATCTATAAGTACACTTATAGAACATGCACCTATTCTAGAATACTTGGATGCAccatttaaaaaataatccTTACTCTGATTTAAAAGATCATTATCAAAATTTAAATGTGCCCTTTTTATAGCGGACACAATAGCACGTTCTCTACATCCACCACGTTTAGAATTTACTCCTCTTTCaattaattcttttttcaaataatatcCTAATGATTTTCTTGCTATATCAGCAATCGTTCCTCCTGCATGACCATCAATCACTGCAGCAAACAAAAAGTTCGGATTAGAAGtttgaaaatttttatattcattacTATTAAGGCGAAAATAACGTGTTTCAGTTAATCTTTCTTCGAGTATTCTATTTGCATCcaaatatgataatttatGTAGGTCATCTTTAAATCCATAATTTTCGTCATGCCCTAATGAAGGATTTGACATATCACTTA of the Plasmodium reichenowi strain SY57 chromosome 11, whole genome shotgun sequence genome contains:
- a CDS encoding hypothetical protein (conserved Plasmodium protein, unknown function), encoding MKGEKFHGLFYKNCNLYVGEYILPDDIKNDDVKGGSIKNEIKKKKTHINNNDNNNNNNNNNNNNSNSNNNNNNSNNIDCNYSKDTNNEEKKNSSKQMYTTNDKEYNIEMNNDISFNQANQENFNIIFHGEGKYIKKNEFFVGNFENNNYRKGIWVKYKNIHNLFYFMNIHEVLLKEEDNNMNNTKSCLDNFQKLLYVPLKDINIYIGEFDGNMFNGFSVYLFYPLIYVGYFINNSMHGYGYIFYIQSPCQNNKNIYKLNHIFAPHNGYDFLFTTGVERENKTNQPIMLYNKNVVDNKNKVDKQKTLQKKEQISSHNVDTQNINNNSKNQIHFKIYKTLEEMINQRNIDLKEKKKRNLVEEGKQSKITCYNLINKIERDIYKTFKLNISKKKKINKIKKFLYENEEENIHNIFNHICYENLLFKGYFYNNHFSNNKKEQILYRKLFIHRYKNMITEKINNIQTNIMNDHNYKCDDLILENNVLFVIEKNNTNKDKKKMNYTNKDNEDNKNNNFIANKEDEKNDIHHAFCNDDNFKIITDNIEDEKEEKLKFELFKNIIDINLLKYIFQLPSNNNSNIEYSIDIIIDKKKIIKYKNKIKEFQMDINLLETATLNLNGYYQLIIIKLKCKGDHTFQFITNNSNIPSVYKIKIFLISSDKSSIIKYNIFHLTYILVYTRTLDKKTKVKLKKKKN
- a CDS encoding hypothetical protein (conserved Plasmodium protein, unknown function~transcript variant 1; alternatively spliced) — translated: MKGANFNAFSEDFYHKQNLISVLNYFFVYFIIAGACFIKIPQLRKIITKKTAVGLSFMSIYLEIFVATSLIVFSIYEKINFILYVDVILINVQNLILVFFMWKYHKIYSKSVQILKVCFYITFILFTLYLLPKKLVPLLGLSSAPLSCFSKLPQIYLNHKNKNTGNLSLLTYTFILCGNLARIFIILFNIKNKIYLINCGLVSFLNCIILFQIVYYWKNTTKILIQADKIKKK
- a CDS encoding hypothetical protein (conserved Plasmodium protein, unknown function~transcript variant 3; alternatively spliced); its protein translation is MWKYHKIYSKSVQILKVCFYITFILFTLYLLPKKLVPLLGLSSAPLSCFSKLPQIYLNHKNKNTGNLSLLTYTFILCGNLARIFIILFNIKNKIYLINCGLVSFLNCIILFQIVYYWKNTTKILIQADKIKKK
- a CDS encoding hypothetical protein (conserved Plasmodium protein, unknown function~transcript variant 2; alternatively spliced), with product MWKYHKIYSKSVQILKVCFYITFILFTLYLLPKKLVPLLGLSSAPLSCFSKLPQIYLNHKNKNTGNLSLLTYTFILCGNLARIFIILFNIKNKIYLINCGLVSFLNCIILFQVK
- a CDS encoding protein phosphatase, putative, which translates into the protein MNYNKLFMLLGIIRNNTCKINKNLFYGILCKYHYMYEGRRKEIHTTISKGDKMNMHINVFNNIYKILLGKKLANKKFILLLAFSILAITLDVRYASCNGTEYIERSEEYFPKNNNYEDITIEDHSLGSSDEEDSDDNSYEITYENLDDLSSSYFQRNENHFSMAQFAANSPIEDRCFVCNINIEMDYIEPENDTNNMMNTFVEDFIERLHLRIKYIRRDDIHGRRFFNGHNYLSGYNYMNRNNNNTEIYGTTQNTNVNNIDSNNQKEYIRVHNDQNNIQHNGVSNVDQNMTEQNQLNEQNNDNPVVRAKTYNSNNGVLSDMSNPSLGHDENYGFKDDLHKLSYLDANRILEERLTETRYFRLNSNEYKNFQTSNPNFLFAAVIDGHAGGTIADIARKSLGYYLKKELIERGVNSKRGGCRERAIVSAIKRAHLNFDNDLLNQSKDYFLNGASKYSRIGACSISVLIDERNYYVSNIGDSVGLLIKKHFYLPLNRIHNASEFHEKRKLLEEHPNEEDILVCKICTRDYKAINNNNTYELCKTPFHLLSHHYDNCYVKGRLQPTRSFGDFHLKHKMFAYSVDGTKLFVPEPHSFPYISAEPELRVMKKHPDDQYIVLMSDGVYEFLNHAQVINVVKTYGASPERAAKELINTVLEAAAYTNGMTMKQLLNLDPSIRRNFYDDVSVVVIKLN